TGGAAGACCAGTTTGAACACCTGCTGGCCGAATGGGGCAACAAAAACCCCTTTGGCGTGCCCAACGCCAGCACCGCCAAGGACCCGATGGTGGGCAACCACGAGGCCGACGGTGGCGTCTTCTGCATCCCCAACGCCACCGGGCCCGACACGCAGCTCAGCGGCTTTACCCCGTTTGTCACTACCAAGGGCACGCTGTACAGCTTCTTTCCGAGCCTGGATGCCTTGCACATGCTGGCGGATGGCTTAGGCACGGAATAGGCCTCTTGCGCTTATGGAATGGGCGTGAGCAGCTATTTTTACAATAGCAAACAGATTGGCGGCTGCAAAGCGTGGATGAACCGGGTGTAATACAGCATCGTTCCTTCTCCACCACGATCCATGACCACCACCCTCCCCACCTATTTCATCTCCCACGGCGGCGGGCCGTGGCCCTACATGGACAGCATGCGCGAGGCCATGCGTGGCCTGGCCACCGCGCTGGCCGACATGCCGCGCCAGTACCCAGCGCCCAAGGCGATTCTGGTGATCTCGGCGCACTGGGAAGAAAACGCCTTCAGCGTCATGTCCAACCCCCACCCCGGCATGCTGTACGACTACGGCGGCTTTCCGCCGCACACCTACAAGGTGGTCTACCCGGCCCCCGGCGCGCCGGAGCTGGCCGTGCGCGTCCAGGGCCTGCTGGCTGCTGCCGGGCTGCCGGTGCGGCTGGACCCGCAGCGCGGCTTCGACCACGGCACCTTTTCACCGCTGGTGGTGATGTACCCGGATGCGGATGTGCCCCTGCTGCAGGTGTCGCTGAAAACCGGGCTCGACCCGGCGGTGCACATTGCCCTGGGCCGGGCGCTGGCCCCGCTACGCGACGAGGGCGTGCTGATTGTGGGCAGCGGCCTGAGCTACCACAACCTGCGCCAGTTCGGCCCGCCGGGCAAGGCCCCGTCCATGGCTTTTGACCAGTGGCTGCAAGACACCGTGGTGGCCGCCAGCCCGGCCGAGCGCGAAGCCCGCCTGCTGGACTGGGCCGCCGCCCCCGCCGCCCGCATCGCCCACCCGCGCGAAGAGCACCTGCTGCCGCTGATGGTGGCGATGGGCGCGGCCGAAAACGACGCTGCCACCTGCGTGTACCACGAGGACAACGTCTTCGGCGGCATCACCGTGTCCAGCTTCCGGTTCGACGCCTCCCAATAAAAAGAGCTGCTCACGCTTATGGAATAAGCGTGAGCAGCTCTTAATTAGATAGCAACAGGTTTACACGGCCCGGCCACGTCCCACCACCAGGTAGTCGCCCAGGCCGACCAGGCCCAGCACCAGGCGGCTGGCCGCGGCGCCCGCCGAGCGCAGGGCCTGGGCCAGGTCGCGGCTGGGTTGCACCACGCCGCCGCGCCACTGGGCACCGACGCTGGCGGCCTCATGGCGGCCATCCCAGACCACCTCGGCCACCGGCTCCCAGCTGAAGTACACCGGTGCGCGGGCCGCCGGGTTCCATGGCTCCACCACCAGGCGCTGACCGGGTTGCAAGGCCAGGCTGTCGCCCGCCTTGAGCAGGCGGTCGCCCGGCAGCTCGGGTTCGCCGTGCTGCATACCGTTGACCGTGGCCCACACGGCCCCCTGGGTTACGCGGAACACGCCCGGCTGGCGCGGCTGGAAGGTGGTGGCCTCGCCCGCGTCCAGCTTCCAGCATGCCGTCAATGCCGCTGCGGACAGAGGGGAGGACGATGAGAAAGTACGGAAGTGGACCATGGAATACTCCTTGAAAAATAACTGCTTGGGTGTGAATCATCGGCGCGATGGGCTAGAGGGTCCAATGAAAACGCGGTAGGCTATTGATTCCCAAACCGCATGAATCGCTATGCAGACCACCCAGACCCATTTGCGCACCCGCCCCATCGGTGTCGGCCAGTTGCGCGCCTTTGCCGCGGTAGCGCGGCTGCTGAACTTCAGGGCGGCCTCCGAAGAGCTGTCGCTCACGCAATCGGCCGTCAGCCGCCAGATCCAGGCGCTGGAAGACGAGGTGGGCGTGCCCCTGTTTCTGCGCCACACCCGGGCCGTGGAGCTGACCGGCGCAGGCGCCCAATTGATGCGTACCGTGGGCCAAACCCTGGAGCAGCTCGACAGCACGGTGCGCATGATCCGGCGCAGCGCCGGGCGCAAAAGCGTGGCCATCAGCACCTGGGCTTCGTTTGCGTCGATGTGGCTGATCACCCGGCTGGAGGCCTTCCAGACCGAGTTCCCCGACATCGACATCCGCATCGATGCCACCGACAACCTGGTGGACATGGACACCGCCGACGTGGACCTGGCCCTGCGCTATGCGATGCCCGACACCGTGCCTGCGGGCGCGGTACGCCTGTTTGGCGAGCAGCTCACCGCCGTGGCCAGCCCCTGGCTGCTGAAAACCGGTAAAAAGCTGCTGCGCGGTGAGGACCTGGCGCATTTCGCGCTGCTGGAAGCAGGCGACTCGCACCGCACCCAGCACCTGGAATGGCTCACCTGGCGGCGCTGGTTCGAAATGCACCATCTGGCAAAGGTGGAGCCCAAGCGCTGGATGCACTTCAACTACGCCCACCAGATCGCCCAGGCCGCCCTGACCGGCCAAGGCGTGGCCCTGGCCCGCATGCCGCTGATTGCCGACAGCCTGGCCAGCGGCGACCTGGTGGAAATCCTGCCCCACATGCGGCTGGACTCGCCCATGGCCTACTGGCTGGTGGTGGGCCCGCGCAGCGCCGCCCGGCCCGAGATCAAGGCCTTTTGCGCCTGGCTGCTGCTACAGGCCCAGGCCACCCGCACCGCGATCGGCGACGCGCCCGACCCGGACACGGTGGACAATCTTGATTGAAAGCAAGTTTGCTATCTTAAAAAGAGCTACTCACGCCCATCTAATAAGCGCTAGCAGCCATTTTCATGCCTAACCTACCGGCCAGACGACGCCGTTATCGTTCAGGATGGCGTCCAGCGGCACGTCGTGCGGCTCGGGCTCGAAGTCGTCCAGGTAGCCCTGGGTGAAGCCCAGGCCCACGGTGAAGGGCTTGGGCTCCAGCGTGGCCAGCATGCGGTCGTAGAAACCGCCACCGTAGCCCAGCCGGTAGCCGCCCGCCGCGTAACCCACGCAGGGCACGAACAGCAGGGTGGGCTGCACCATCTCGGTGGCCTTGGGCTTGAGGATGCCGTAGGCATCTTCTTCCATGGGGCAGCCGGGGTACCAGGCGTGGAAGGTCATGGTTTTGTGCAGCTTGTTGACCACCGGCAGACCGATGCGCTTGAGCTGGGGGCCATCGAGCAGTTCGCCGTCTTCCTTCCAGCGGTGCAGGGCGGGCAGCGGGTCGAACTCGCCTTTGATGGGCCAGTAGGCACCGATCACGGTATCGGGCCGCCCCACCAGCCAGATGCGCATCACGCGCTGCAGCAAATCGGCCCGCTCCAGGCGGTCGGGCAGCTCCAGACGTTGCGCAACCAGGGCCTCGCGCAGGGCTTTTTTGTCCTGGGCTTTGTCGTTGTTTGAGTTGTCCATAATCCCCACATGCAAGTTCCCGCCATTCTGACATCCTTAACGCTGGCCCTGAGCCTCATCTTCTCAGGCGCTGCCTGCAGCCAATCCAGATCCGATCCTGCCGGGGATGCCACCATCCTGGACATGGCCCAGGCCTTCAAAAAGGGCGACCGCAAGCGCCTGGCGGCCCTGCTGCCCCAGGCGCGCGGCCATATTTTGGAACCCTGGGCGGCCTACTGGGAGCAGCGCCTGCGCCTGGACGAGATGACCGCGCTCGACCTGCAGGCCTTCGGCGCCCGCTTCCCCAACACCTACCAGGAAGACCGGCTGCGCAACGACTGGCTGCTGCTGCTGGGCCAGCGCCGCGACTGGGCCACCTTTGCCGACGAATACAGCCGCTACCGCATGGCCGACGACCGCGAAGTGCGCTGCTACGCCCTCGGCATCGAACAAATCGAGCAAGGCGCCCGCAGCAGCCCGGCCCTGGCCGAGGAGGTGCGCAAGAACTGGTACGCCCTGCGCGAGGCCGACGACGGCTGCACCCAGGCCGCCAGCCAGCTGTTTGCCGCCAAAAAGCTCACGCCGCTGGACATCTGGCGCAAGGCCCGCCTGGCCGCAGAAGCCAACCGCCCGCGCATGGCCGCCAAGGCGGTGGAAATTGTCGCCCCCGAATCGTTGCCGCTGCTGGCCGAGCTCAACGACAGCCCGACCAAGTTCCTGCTCAGCAAGGTCACCGCCCTGTCCCGGGCGCGCCGCGAAGTGGTGCTGCTGGCCCTGGTCAAGATGGCCAGCACCGACCCCGACAACGCCGCCGCACTGCTCGACAACAAGTGGAGCAGCCAGCTCAACGCCGAAGAACGCAACTGGGTCTGGGGCGTGGTTGGCAAGCAGTCGGCCATGCGGCTGTCGCCCTTGGCGGTGGATTACTACGCCCACGTCACCGAAGACGCGGACCTGAACGACGAGATGCTGGCCTGGAAGGTACGCAGCGCGCTGCGCGTGGGCCGCTGGAAAGAGGTGGTCAGCGCCGCCAGCGCCATGGGCAAGGACGCGCAGGCCGACCCCACCTGGGTGTACTGGAAGGCGCGGGCCCTGCAGGCGCAGGTCAAGTCCGACCTGGACCGGGTGGAGCCCAAGCGTTTGTTTGAAAGCATTGCCGGGGTGCGCGGCTTCTACGAGCAGCTGGCACTGGAAGAACTGGGCCAGAAAATCACCGTGCCACCGCGCCCGCTGCCCGTCACCCCCGAAGAAAAAGACGCGGCCCGCGCCAACATCGGCCTGCAGCGCGGCCTGGCCGCCATCCAGCTGGGCCTGCGCAGCGAGGGCAACCGCGAGTGGAACTACAGCACCAACCTGCACGAGCGCGGCGGCATGGGCGACCGCGAGCTGCTGGCCGCTGCCGACCTGGCCTGCCAGCGCGAGGTGTGGGACCGCTGCATCAACACCAGCGAACGCACCCGCACGGTGATGGACTTCGAGCAGCGCTTTCCCACGCCCTACCGCGATACCGTGGTGCAGCGCAGCCGCGCCATCAACCTGGACCCGGCCTACGTGTACGGCCTGATCCGCCAGGAGTCGCGCTTCATCATGGACGCGCGCTCGGGCGTGGGCGCCTCGGGCCTGATGCAGGTCATGCCCGCCACCGCCCGCTGGACGGCCAAGAAAATCGGCCTGAACGGATTCACCCCCGACCAGCTCAGTGACCGCGACACCAACATCACCATTGGCACGGGCTACCTGAAGCTGGTGCTGGACGACTTTGCGGGCTCCATGCCCATGGCCGCCGCCGCCTACAACGCCGGGCCGGGCCGCCCGCGCGTGTGGCGCAACGGGCCGGTGCTGGAGGCGGCGATTTGGGCCGAGAATGTGCCGTTTACCGAAACCCGCGACTACGTCAAAAAAGTGCTCTCCAACACCACCAACTACGCCGCCCTGTTGACCGGCCAGCCGCAGTCGCTGAAAACCCGGCTCGGCCTGGTGGGCCCACTCGACGCGAACGCGGTGGAACTGATCAAGGACCTGCCATGAACTCCCCCGACACCGCCCCAGCCAACACCACACTGCACGCGTCACCCTACGGCACCCTGCCGCCCACCAGCACCCCGGCGCAGCGCCGCCCCATCAGCCTGCCGCGCCTGGCCGAAATGCACCAGCGGGGCGAAAAAATCACCATGCTGACCGCCTACGACGCCACCTTTGCCGCCGTGGCCGATGCCGCTGGCGTGGAGTGCATTCTGGTGGGCGACTCGCTGGGGATGGTCTGCCAGGGCCTACACAGCACCGTGGGCGTCAGCCTGGAGGCCATGCGCTACCACACCGAAAGCGTGGTGCGCGGCATGCTGCGCAGCCAGTCCACCGCCTGGGTGATTGCCGACCTGCCGTTTGGCAGCTACCAGGAAAGCCGCGAGCAGGCCATCCGCAGCGCGGGCGTGCTGATGCAGGCGGGCGCGCACATGGTCAAGCTCGAAGGCGGCGGCTGGACCACCGAGGTGGTGCAATTCCTGGTGGAGCGCGGCATTCCGGTGTGCGCCCACCTGGGGCTGACCCCGCAAACCGTGCATTCCCTGGGTGGCTACCGGGTGCAGGGCAAATCCGACGCGGCAGCCAGCACCCTGCGCCAGAACGCCCACGCCCTGCAGGACGCCGGTGCCGCCATGGTGGTGCTGGAGATGGTGCCCGCCCCGCTGGCGGCCGAGCTCACCACCGCCCTGCCCCACTGCGCCACCATCGGCATCGGCGCGGGCAAGGACACCGCCGGCCAGGTGCTGGTGATGCACGACATGCTGGGCATCAACTTGGGTAAGATGCCGCGCTTTGTGCGCAATTTCATGCTGGACGCGTCCAGCGTGCGGGGCGCCATGGAAGCGTATGTGCGCGCCGTGAAAGACGGCAGCTTTCCCGACAACAGCCAGCACGCCTGGTAAGTAACCCACGCTGCGACAGACAACGCAGCACCCCACCGATGCGCATCGCCCACACCCTCGAAGAACTCCGCGCCCACCTCAGCGGCCACCAGCACCCGGCTTTCGTGCCCACCATGGGCAATCTGCACGCCGGCCACCTGGCCCTGGTGCGCCAGGCCAAGCCCTTGGGCGATGTGACGGTGGCCAGCATCTTCGTGAACCGGTTGCAGTTTTTGCCGCACGAAGACTTCGACAGCTACCCGCGCACCTGGGAGCGCGACTGCACCTTACTCAAAGATGCCGGTTGCGACGTGCTGTTTGCACCAAAGGAAAAAGTGCTCTACCCCGAGCCGCAGACCTTCAAGATCCAGCCCAACCCCGCGCTGGCCGACCTGCTGGAGGGCCAGTTCCGCCCCGGCTTCTTTGTGGGCGTGGCCACGGTGGTGATGAAGCTGTTTGGCTGCGTGTTCTCCGAGTCCAAGGGCCAGCGCACCGCCCTGTTTGGCCAGAAGGACTACCAGCAGCTGATGGTGATCCGCCGCCTGGTGCAGCAGTTTGCCCTGCCCATCGACATCGTGGCGGGCCCCACCCAGCGCGACGCCGACGGCCTGGCCCTGTCGTCGCGCAACGGCTACCTGAGCCCCAGCGAGCGGGCCGAAGCGGTGCAGTTGTCCAAGACCCTGCAGTCCATGGCCGCCGCCCTACGTGCAGGTGCGGGTACAGGTGCCACCGACATCCCCGCCCTGGAAGCCCAGGCCATGGACAGCCTGCGCGCGCGCGGCTGGGCCCCCGACTACCTGGTGGCCCGCCGCCGCAGCGACCTGCTGCCACCCACCGCCTCCGACGAGCCCCTGGTGGTGCTGGGCGCAGCCCGGCTGGGCAGCACGCGCCTGATCGACAACCTGGAAGTCTGAGGCGTCTTGCTATTTAATCAGTAGCTTCTTACGCTGATTGGATAAGCGCTAGAGGCTGTTTTCATCTATAAAAACTGGTTCAAGCCTCCACGCGGTTACGGCCTCCGTGCTTGGCGCGGTACATGGCCTGGTCGGCCTGGTCGATGACCGCGTCCAAGGGGTAGCCCGGGCGGCACAGCGCCAGGCCGAACGAGGCGGTCACCCGCAGCTCTGCCGGGGGTGGCAGGATGGCGGTGGCAGCCAGGGCACGGCGCAGCCGCTCGGCCATGGCCTGCACGGTGGCACCGTCCGCGTCGGCAAGCAGGCAAATGAATTCTTCACCGCCCCAGCGCGCCAGGCAATCCTGCGTCCGCAGGTGGTTGCGCAGGCAGTCGGCCACCGCCACCAGCACCTGGTCGCCCACGCCGTGGCCCCGGCTATCGTTGATCTGCTTGAAGTGGTCGATGTCGAGCAGGACGATGCCGAAGCAGGCTCCGAAGCGTTGGTGCCGCACGGGCTCCTGCAGGTGCCGCATCAGGGCGCGGCGGTTCAGGCATTGGGTCAGCGGGTCGAGGTCGGCCATCTCGGCAATCACCGCCAGGGCCTGGGTCAGGTCTTCGTTCTTCTGCCGCAACTGCGCGGCCATGGCCTCGGTGGCCAGGTGGGCGCGCATGCTCCGCAGGAACAGTTGGCGGGTGGTGCGGCCATAGATTTGCACCATGGTCCATTCACCGGCCACCGTGACCACCAAAGCCAGCGGCAAAAACATCGTGTAGACCGCCCCGGCCACCAGCAGTGGCCACATCAGCCCCACATTGAAGGCGATCAGGGCGGGCCAGGACAGGCACAGGTTGTGCACCGAAATCACCCCCACCACCACCAGAAACAGCACGTTGAACATGTACAGCTGGTACTGGCCATGCAGCCCCGGCATCAGGGATGTCAGCCCCCAGCTGCTGCCCGAACAGAACAAGGCCACGGCCAGCCAGCGCACCGCGCGCCGCCGCTGCACCGGGTCGCCGGTATGCCGACCCAGCCGCACCGCCAGCATGCCGTTGGCCGCCTCAGAGGCCACCACCAGCAGCAGCCAGCCCCACAGCACCCGGTCAGCCACATGGCCATACAGCACCAGGGCCTGCAGACCATAGGCCAGGAAAGAGGTGGACGCCGACATGCGGTCGCGCACAGAAAGCTGCCGGGCCGCCTCCTGTTGCACCGGCTCGGACTCCCGTGCCATCCACAGAAACCACCGGTTTGCCAGGCCACCCCTGTCGGTACGTCGACGCACGTCCCTCATGACAGAAGTAGCCCATTTATTGCCATGCAACCCACCTGTTTATGTACCCAGATGTAGCAAGCATAAGCCAAACAGGCCACCTGGGGATAGCCAGAAAACGACACAACATACGCTACAAATAAAAGAGCTGCTAGCGCCTATTGAATAAGCGCTAGCAGCTCTTTTTACACTGAACTTTGGCCCCAGGCCAGGTGCTTAGGCCGCGTGTGTGGCGGCCCGCGAAATCGACACGCCTGCCACCAGCGGCTGACCCAGTATTTCCTGGGGTGCGGTGCGCTTGGTGGCCACACCATTGTCGTCAAACAAGTGCATGCAGTGCGGTGGGAAATACAGGTGGACCGGGTTGCCCACACTGCAACTGGACTGGCCGCTTTCGCGCACCGTGACCAGCTCGCCGCCGGTCAAACGCACATAGATGTAGCTGGCTTCGCCAAGTTGCTCCAGGAAAGCAACCAGGCCGGTCACCACATTGGGGCCACCGGGCGGCACGATCTGCACGTGCTCGGGGCGCACGCCAATCGTGACATCGGCGTTGGCGGCGATACGGGTGGCATCCACCTCGGCGTGCACTTCCACGTCAGCCACGGTCGCCACGGCGCTTTTGCCATTGGCGCGGGTCAGGCGGGCGGCGATGAAGTTCATCTTCGGGCTGCCGATGAAGCCCGCTACAAACTTGTTCACCGGGTGGTGGTACAGCTGCAAGGGGGCGCCGCACTGGGCCACGCTGCCGTCGCGCTGCACGGCTTCACCGGCGTTGAGCAAGACGATCTTGTCGGCCAGGGTCATGGCTTCGACCTGGTCATGGGTCACGTAGATCATGCTGGCGGTGCCGATGTCTTTGTGCAGCTTGGCGATTTCCAGCCGGGTTTGCACCCGCAGCGAGGCATCCAGGTTGGACAGGGGTTCGTCGAACAGGAACACGTCAGGTTCGCGCACGATGGCGCGGCCAATGGCCACGCGCTGGCGCTGGCCGCCGGAGAGTTCCTTGGGCAGGCGCTTGAGCAGCGGGTCGAGCTGCAAAATCTTGGAGGCTTTTTGCACCCGCTGCTCCACCGTGTTGGCATCGGTCTTGGCTTGCTTCAGGCCAAAGGCCATGTTGTCAAACACGGTCATGTGCGGGTACAGCGCGTAGCTCTGGAACACCATGGCCACGCCGCGGCGCGATGGCGGAGTTTCGTTCATGCGCTGGCCGTTGATGCTCAGCTCACCGCTGGTGATGTCTTCCAGGCCTGCGACCATGCGCAAAAGTGTGGACTTGCCGCAGCCCGATGGGCCCACGAACACGACGAACTCGCCTTTTTCAATGTCCAGATCGACCTTGCGGATGGTGTCGGGCAGGTGGCTGGCGTAGCGCTTGTGTACATCACGGAATCGGATTTCAGACATGGAGGTCTCCTAATGTTTTTAAGGTGTGCTGGGGAGGACGGGCTGGCGCTCAGCCCTTGACGGCACCTGCCGTCAGGCCGCCCACAATCTTGCGTTGGAATATCAACACCAGCGCGATCAATGGCAGAGTGACCAGTACCGAAGCGGCCATGATCTTGCCCCATGGGATTTCATATTTGTCGGCACCGCTGATGAGCGAAATCGACACCGGGACCGTACGGTCGGCGTTGTTCAGCACAAAGGTCAGGGCGAACATGAACTCGTTCCAGGCGGCGATAAAAGCCAGCAGGCCGGTGGTCACCAGCGCAGGCCACATCACCGGCAGAAACACCTTGGTGATGATGCCCCAGGGGGTGCAACCGTCCATGATGGCGGCCTCTTCCAGCTCTTTGGGCAGGTCGCGCACAAAGGTGGTCAGCACCCACACGGTGAATGGCAGGGTGAACACCATGTACGGCAGGGTCAGGCCCCACCAGTGGTTGTAGAAGCCGATGGCCTGCATCAGCTCGAACATGCCCGACAGCACCGCCACCTGCGGGAACATGGACACCGCCAGCACCGTCAGCAGCAGCAGGCCCCGGCCCCGGAACTGGATGCGGCCCAGCGCGTAGGAGGCGGTAACCCCCAGAAACAGCGAGGCAATCACCACCAGGGTGGAGACCATCAGCGAGTTCAGGATGTGGCGGCCAAACGGGTGCTCGGCCACGGTGAACATGGCGATGTAGTTCTTGATCGACGGTGAGGCCGGCCACAGCGAGGAGCTGAACAGTTCGGTGCCCGACTTGAGCGAAGTGACGATCGCAAAGTAGAACGGAAACAGGCAAAACAGCGCGATGACGGCCACCAGCAGGTACAGGCCAATGGCACCGAGTATTTTTTGTTGTTGGTAATTCATGGCGCGGTCCTTATTTCGACATATCCACTTTGGCCAGCTTCAGGTACAGCACCGTGCAGGCCCCGATGATCAGGAACAGCACCGTGGAGGCCGCTGAGCCATAGCCCACATAGTTGTTGTCCACAATTTCACGCCGGACAAAACCCGACATGCTGATGGTGTCCACACTGTTGGAGGTCATTACGTAGATGATGTCGAACACCCGCAATGCATCCAGCAAGCGGAAGATCACTGCCACCATCAAGGCGGGCCAGATCAGCGGCACGGTGACCTTGAAGAACACCCGCACCGGGTGGATACCGTCCACGTGGGCCGCTTCGTAGCAGTCGGTGGGCAGCATTTGCAGCGCCGCCAGGATCAGCAGGGCCATGAAGGGCGTGGTTTTCCACACGTCCACCAGCACCACCGACCACAGCGCGAAATGGGGGTCCGCGGTCCAGGCGATGTTGTGGTCAATGATGCCGGCACTGCGCAGCAGCGCGTTCATCACGCCAAACTGGTCATTCATGATCCAGGCCCACATCTTGGCCGACACGATGGTCGGGATAGCCCAAGGCACCAGCACCGCAGCACGGATGAAAGAGCGGCCCTTGAAGTTGGCATTCAGCACCAGGGCAAAGATCACGCCCAACAGCGTCTCGGTCACCACCGAGAAGAATGAGAACTTAAAGGTATTACGAATGGCCATACCCCAGTCGGTGCTCCAGAAGCCCTCTACCGCGTTCAAATTGAACACCCCGTATTCGCCAAAATAATTTTGGAAACCCACCATGTTGTAGGTAGAGTCGCCAATCGCTTCCAACGAAGCATCGGTGAAACTGAAAAAGATGGTGCGGCCCAGGGGCCAGCCTGCCACCAGTGCCAAAACGAGCAGCGTGGGGGCCAGAAATATCCACGCGCTTCGGGTGCGCTCGCGGGTCAGTTCGGATGTTTTAGTGCTCATGGAGACTCCAAGGGGATCTAGTGGCTGAACGGGCCGCTGCACGGCAAGCATGCAACGGCCCGAGGCTCAACGGAAGCGGCTTAGTTCCACTTAGGGCCGCGACGGATACCGTTCAGCTTGCCTTCCAGCTTCTTGACGCTTTCTGCGCCCGTGGCCTTCTTGGACAGCACTTCGTG
This sequence is a window from Rhodoferax sp. WC2427. Protein-coding genes within it:
- a CDS encoding class III extradiol ring-cleavage dioxygenase; translated protein: MTTTLPTYFISHGGGPWPYMDSMREAMRGLATALADMPRQYPAPKAILVISAHWEENAFSVMSNPHPGMLYDYGGFPPHTYKVVYPAPGAPELAVRVQGLLAAAGLPVRLDPQRGFDHGTFSPLVVMYPDADVPLLQVSLKTGLDPAVHIALGRALAPLRDEGVLIVGSGLSYHNLRQFGPPGKAPSMAFDQWLQDTVVAASPAEREARLLDWAAAPAARIAHPREEHLLPLMVAMGAAENDAATCVYHEDNVFGGITVSSFRFDASQ
- a CDS encoding DUF2917 domain-containing protein, translated to MVHFRTFSSSSPLSAAALTACWKLDAGEATTFQPRQPGVFRVTQGAVWATVNGMQHGEPELPGDRLLKAGDSLALQPGQRLVVEPWNPAARAPVYFSWEPVAEVVWDGRHEAASVGAQWRGGVVQPSRDLAQALRSAGAAASRLVLGLVGLGDYLVVGRGRAV
- a CDS encoding LysR substrate-binding domain-containing protein, coding for MQTTQTHLRTRPIGVGQLRAFAAVARLLNFRAASEELSLTQSAVSRQIQALEDEVGVPLFLRHTRAVELTGAGAQLMRTVGQTLEQLDSTVRMIRRSAGRKSVAISTWASFASMWLITRLEAFQTEFPDIDIRIDATDNLVDMDTADVDLALRYAMPDTVPAGAVRLFGEQLTAVASPWLLKTGKKLLRGEDLAHFALLEAGDSHRTQHLEWLTWRRWFEMHHLAKVEPKRWMHFNYAHQIAQAALTGQGVALARMPLIADSLASGDLVEILPHMRLDSPMAYWLVVGPRSAARPEIKAFCAWLLLQAQATRTAIGDAPDPDTVDNLD
- a CDS encoding 5-formyltetrahydrofolate cyclo-ligase; this encodes MDNSNNDKAQDKKALREALVAQRLELPDRLERADLLQRVMRIWLVGRPDTVIGAYWPIKGEFDPLPALHRWKEDGELLDGPQLKRIGLPVVNKLHKTMTFHAWYPGCPMEEDAYGILKPKATEMVQPTLLFVPCVGYAAGGYRLGYGGGFYDRMLATLEPKPFTVGLGFTQGYLDDFEPEPHDVPLDAILNDNGVVWPVG
- a CDS encoding transglycosylase SLT domain-containing protein, giving the protein MQVPAILTSLTLALSLIFSGAACSQSRSDPAGDATILDMAQAFKKGDRKRLAALLPQARGHILEPWAAYWEQRLRLDEMTALDLQAFGARFPNTYQEDRLRNDWLLLLGQRRDWATFADEYSRYRMADDREVRCYALGIEQIEQGARSSPALAEEVRKNWYALREADDGCTQAASQLFAAKKLTPLDIWRKARLAAEANRPRMAAKAVEIVAPESLPLLAELNDSPTKFLLSKVTALSRARREVVLLALVKMASTDPDNAAALLDNKWSSQLNAEERNWVWGVVGKQSAMRLSPLAVDYYAHVTEDADLNDEMLAWKVRSALRVGRWKEVVSAASAMGKDAQADPTWVYWKARALQAQVKSDLDRVEPKRLFESIAGVRGFYEQLALEELGQKITVPPRPLPVTPEEKDAARANIGLQRGLAAIQLGLRSEGNREWNYSTNLHERGGMGDRELLAAADLACQREVWDRCINTSERTRTVMDFEQRFPTPYRDTVVQRSRAINLDPAYVYGLIRQESRFIMDARSGVGASGLMQVMPATARWTAKKIGLNGFTPDQLSDRDTNITIGTGYLKLVLDDFAGSMPMAAAAYNAGPGRPRVWRNGPVLEAAIWAENVPFTETRDYVKKVLSNTTNYAALLTGQPQSLKTRLGLVGPLDANAVELIKDLP
- the panB gene encoding 3-methyl-2-oxobutanoate hydroxymethyltransferase produces the protein MNSPDTAPANTTLHASPYGTLPPTSTPAQRRPISLPRLAEMHQRGEKITMLTAYDATFAAVADAAGVECILVGDSLGMVCQGLHSTVGVSLEAMRYHTESVVRGMLRSQSTAWVIADLPFGSYQESREQAIRSAGVLMQAGAHMVKLEGGGWTTEVVQFLVERGIPVCAHLGLTPQTVHSLGGYRVQGKSDAAASTLRQNAHALQDAGAAMVVLEMVPAPLAAELTTALPHCATIGIGAGKDTAGQVLVMHDMLGINLGKMPRFVRNFMLDASSVRGAMEAYVRAVKDGSFPDNSQHAW
- the panC gene encoding pantoate--beta-alanine ligase: MRIAHTLEELRAHLSGHQHPAFVPTMGNLHAGHLALVRQAKPLGDVTVASIFVNRLQFLPHEDFDSYPRTWERDCTLLKDAGCDVLFAPKEKVLYPEPQTFKIQPNPALADLLEGQFRPGFFVGVATVVMKLFGCVFSESKGQRTALFGQKDYQQLMVIRRLVQQFALPIDIVAGPTQRDADGLALSSRNGYLSPSERAEAVQLSKTLQSMAAALRAGAGTGATDIPALEAQAMDSLRARGWAPDYLVARRRSDLLPPTASDEPLVVLGAARLGSTRLIDNLEV
- a CDS encoding GGDEF domain-containing protein; the protein is MARESEPVQQEAARQLSVRDRMSASTSFLAYGLQALVLYGHVADRVLWGWLLLVVASEAANGMLAVRLGRHTGDPVQRRRAVRWLAVALFCSGSSWGLTSLMPGLHGQYQLYMFNVLFLVVVGVISVHNLCLSWPALIAFNVGLMWPLLVAGAVYTMFLPLALVVTVAGEWTMVQIYGRTTRQLFLRSMRAHLATEAMAAQLRQKNEDLTQALAVIAEMADLDPLTQCLNRRALMRHLQEPVRHQRFGACFGIVLLDIDHFKQINDSRGHGVGDQVLVAVADCLRNHLRTQDCLARWGGEEFICLLADADGATVQAMAERLRRALAATAILPPPAELRVTASFGLALCRPGYPLDAVIDQADQAMYRAKHGGRNRVEA
- a CDS encoding ABC transporter ATP-binding protein, giving the protein MSEIRFRDVHKRYASHLPDTIRKVDLDIEKGEFVVFVGPSGCGKSTLLRMVAGLEDITSGELSINGQRMNETPPSRRGVAMVFQSYALYPHMTVFDNMAFGLKQAKTDANTVEQRVQKASKILQLDPLLKRLPKELSGGQRQRVAIGRAIVREPDVFLFDEPLSNLDASLRVQTRLEIAKLHKDIGTASMIYVTHDQVEAMTLADKIVLLNAGEAVQRDGSVAQCGAPLQLYHHPVNKFVAGFIGSPKMNFIAARLTRANGKSAVATVADVEVHAEVDATRIAANADVTIGVRPEHVQIVPPGGPNVVTGLVAFLEQLGEASYIYVRLTGGELVTVRESGQSSCSVGNPVHLYFPPHCMHLFDDNGVATKRTAPQEILGQPLVAGVSISRAATHAA
- a CDS encoding carbohydrate ABC transporter permease, which produces MNYQQQKILGAIGLYLLVAVIALFCLFPFYFAIVTSLKSGTELFSSSLWPASPSIKNYIAMFTVAEHPFGRHILNSLMVSTLVVIASLFLGVTASYALGRIQFRGRGLLLLTVLAVSMFPQVAVLSGMFELMQAIGFYNHWWGLTLPYMVFTLPFTVWVLTTFVRDLPKELEEAAIMDGCTPWGIITKVFLPVMWPALVTTGLLAFIAAWNEFMFALTFVLNNADRTVPVSISLISGADKYEIPWGKIMAASVLVTLPLIALVLIFQRKIVGGLTAGAVKG